In Sphingobium sp. EP60837, one genomic interval encodes:
- a CDS encoding type III polyketide synthase produces MSERRACINAIGCATPGQDVHLPFIRWASEQLEDERARGLFTRMAERSGIDHRWSVLPSVEGGSPVDAGGFYAEAMPSTSQRMRLYRCYAPALALSAIEALKVNTNIDGITHLVVASCTGFVAPGIDQIIAEALDLAGVERTLVGFMGCYAAVAALRTARHIVRSEPDARVLVVTVELSSLHLQAEQQLERLLMMLQFGDGAAAALVSAENCGFAMETLFAINLAESADLIRWEIGDTGFIMHLSGEVPGRIQTALRDESVRERVCGSMEPAMISNWAVHAGGRSILDAVEHGLELRDNALAFSRGVLARYGNMSSATLMFILADLLDQDRQGQGVALAFGPGVAAEGFRFCRAG; encoded by the coding sequence ATGAGCGAGAGACGTGCCTGCATCAACGCCATCGGCTGCGCCACGCCCGGACAGGACGTGCATCTTCCCTTCATCCGCTGGGCCAGCGAACAATTGGAGGATGAGCGCGCGCGCGGTCTGTTCACACGGATGGCCGAAAGGAGCGGAATCGATCACCGTTGGTCGGTCCTGCCCTCTGTGGAGGGCGGATCGCCCGTCGATGCCGGAGGCTTTTATGCCGAAGCTATGCCATCGACGTCCCAGCGGATGCGGCTTTATCGTTGCTATGCTCCCGCATTGGCGTTGAGCGCCATCGAGGCGCTGAAGGTGAATACCAACATCGACGGGATCACCCATTTGGTGGTGGCCAGCTGCACCGGATTCGTTGCCCCCGGCATCGACCAGATCATCGCCGAAGCGCTTGACCTGGCTGGCGTCGAGCGGACCCTGGTGGGCTTTATGGGCTGCTATGCCGCCGTCGCGGCGCTACGGACGGCACGCCACATCGTGCGGTCGGAACCGGATGCCCGGGTGCTGGTGGTCACGGTCGAACTGTCATCGCTTCACCTTCAGGCGGAACAGCAGCTGGAGCGGCTTTTGATGATGCTGCAATTCGGCGACGGCGCCGCTGCGGCCTTGGTCAGTGCGGAGAATTGCGGGTTCGCGATGGAAACGCTCTTCGCGATCAATCTGGCGGAGTCGGCTGACCTCATCCGCTGGGAGATTGGCGATACCGGATTCATCATGCACCTGTCGGGCGAAGTCCCTGGTCGCATCCAGACGGCGCTGCGAGATGAGAGCGTTCGCGAACGCGTCTGCGGATCCATGGAACCCGCCATGATTAGCAATTGGGCGGTGCATGCGGGCGGACGATCTATCCTGGATGCGGTCGAGCATGGCTTGGAGTTGAGGGACAATGCGCTGGCCTTCTCGCGCGGCGTACTCGCGCGCTACGGCAATATGTCGTCCGCTACGCTGATGTTCATCCTGGCCGATCTGCTGGATCAGGATAGGCAGGGCCAGGGTGTGGCGCTTGCATTCGGGCCGGGCGTCGCTGCCGAGGGCTTCCGCTTCTGCCGAGCCGGTTGA
- a CDS encoding nuclear transport factor 2 family protein yields the protein MSDSLTRLIDEAALRRTADVYAQGADQKDKELWVSVLASDCRIEGPGFVTEGREATLQSIDALGAMFRATFHRVHNQTVMIEGDGASGETYCTADHLLNDKDQLLRWTIRYHDEWRREEDGWRFTKRRLELLWEEMVPVTVRL from the coding sequence ATGAGCGATTCACTGACGAGGCTGATCGACGAAGCGGCGCTGCGGCGTACCGCGGATGTCTATGCGCAGGGTGCCGACCAGAAGGATAAGGAGTTGTGGGTTTCGGTTCTGGCGTCCGATTGCCGGATCGAAGGACCTGGCTTTGTGACCGAGGGCCGGGAAGCCACCCTGCAATCGATCGACGCATTGGGGGCAATGTTCCGCGCCACCTTCCACCGTGTCCATAACCAAACGGTGATGATTGAGGGCGACGGTGCAAGCGGCGAGACCTATTGCACCGCCGATCACCTTCTGAATGACAAAGACCAACTGTTGCGCTGGACGATCCGCTATCATGATGAATGGCGGCGGGAAGAGGATGGGTGGCGCTTCACGAAGCGCAGGCTGGAACTGCTGTGGGAGGAAATGGTCCCGGTAACGGTCAGACTTTAA